In Trichoderma atroviride chromosome 2, complete sequence, one DNA window encodes the following:
- a CDS encoding uncharacterized protein (EggNog:ENOG41), which translates to MTFLYKLPFPPDGTSWQYDCGNTLATLHTLITKVDKKTKRAFKPPLADRHSIANSLALTVLNIHCSALIHKNIWSHGILLFLQDNNGSVYPLGATTEIPDFTPIAATKKTLGGGPLRNRSLAHRLLDLRPADSRDSAETKLLKAKDVTATLTGLAKRELPKEKGERFASAVMACLGFHKERE; encoded by the coding sequence ATGACGTTTCTGTACAAactgccttttcctcctgATGGAACGAGCTGGCAATATGACTGTGGAAACACGCTGGCGACTTTACATACTCTAATCACCAAAGTCGATAAGAAGACTAAACGAGCGTTCAAGCCGCCTCTTGCAGATCGACATAGCATCGCCAACTCATTAGCATTGACAGTTTTAAACATCCACTGCTCGGCCTTGATTCACAAGAACATCTGGAGCCACGGCATCTTGCTGTTTCTTCAAGATAACAACGGCAGCGTATATCCCCTGGGCGCAACTACAGAAATACCAGATTTCACGCCCATTGCAGCCACAAAGAAGACCCTGGGGGGTGGTCCTCTTAGAAATAGGTCTCTGGCGCACCGTCTCCTAGATCTTCGACCGGCAGATTCGCGAGATTCGGCAGAGACGAAGCTGCTCAAGGCAAAGGATGTGACTGCTACGCTGACGGGGTTGGCGAAGAGGGAACTGCCAAAGGAGAAAGGCGAGAGATTTGCGTCTGCGGTTATGGCGTGTTTGGGCTTTCACAAGGAGAGAGAGTGA